One window of the Methanocaldococcus vulcanius M7 genome contains the following:
- the ptr2 gene encoding HTH-type transcriptional regulator Ptr2, producing the protein MDEKDLKIIEILMKDGRRSYTDIARELGTSESSIRKRVKKLEEEGVIKGYTAIIDPSKIGYNVVALTGFDTEPDKFLNVAKELCKFEEVKKVFTSTGDHMIMTEIWAKDGKEFSDLIFNKIGKIEGIKKICPAIILEQMK; encoded by the coding sequence ATGGATGAAAAGGACTTAAAAATTATCGAAATTCTTATGAAAGATGGAAGAAGATCATACACAGATATTGCAAGAGAATTGGGCACAAGTGAGAGTTCTATAAGAAAGAGAGTAAAAAAATTAGAAGAGGAAGGAGTTATTAAGGGCTATACTGCAATAATTGATCCTTCAAAGATTGGATATAATGTCGTTGCCTTGACTGGATTTGACACAGAGCCGGATAAATTCTTAAATGTCGCTAAGGAACTCTGCAAATTTGAGGAAGTTAAAAAAGTATTTACCTCAACAGGAGACCACATGATCATGACTGAAATCTGGGCTAAGGATGGAAAAGAGTTCTCTGACTTAATATTTAATAAAATCGGCAAAATTGAAGGAATAAAAAAGATTTGTCCAGCAATTATTTTAGAGCAAATGAAATAA
- a CDS encoding 4Fe-4S dicluster domain-containing protein: MAVEIIVDRNKCIGCGRCYDVCPKAPLIWKKDEDGKYYAYDVEYCHNCKFCAGRCPTKAILIKVVKPKKRKEEKRMK; the protein is encoded by the coding sequence ATGGCGGTTGAGATAATCGTTGATAGAAACAAGTGTATCGGATGCGGAAGATGCTATGATGTCTGTCCAAAAGCTCCACTTATATGGAAAAAAGATGAAGATGGAAAATATTATGCTTATGATGTTGAATACTGCCACAACTGTAAATTTTGTGCCGGTAGATGCCCGACAAAAGCAATTTTAATTAAAGTAGTTAAACCAAAAAAAAGAAAAGAAGAAAAAAGGATGAAATAA
- a CDS encoding N-glycosylase/DNA lyase, translated as MLIKKIEELKNSEIKDVIDKRIQEFKSFKNKSNEEWFKELCFCILTANFTAEGGIRIQREIGDGFLTLSKEELEEKLKKLGHRFYRKRAEFIVLARRFKNIKDIVKSFEDEKVAREFLVRNIKGIGYKEASHFLRNVGYDDVAIIDRHILRELYENNYIDEIPKTLSRKKYLEIENILRDIGEKVDLKLSELDLYIWYLRTGKVLK; from the coding sequence ATGCTGATTAAAAAGATTGAGGAATTGAAAAACTCTGAAATCAAAGATGTTATTGATAAGAGAATACAAGAATTCAAGTCATTTAAAAATAAATCTAATGAAGAGTGGTTTAAGGAGTTGTGTTTTTGCATTTTGACAGCTAATTTTACAGCTGAGGGGGGAATAAGGATTCAGAGAGAAATAGGAGATGGATTTTTGACACTATCAAAAGAGGAGTTAGAAGAAAAATTAAAAAAATTAGGGCATAGATTTTACAGAAAGAGAGCTGAATTTATAGTTTTAGCAAGAAGATTTAAAAATATTAAAGATATTGTTAAGAGTTTTGAAGATGAGAAAGTAGCGAGGGAGTTTTTGGTAAGAAACATAAAAGGGATTGGATATAAGGAGGCAAGCCACTTTTTAAGAAATGTTGGTTATGACGATGTTGCTATAATTGATAGGCATATTTTGAGAGAACTTTACGAAAACAACTACATTGATGAGATTCCAAAGACGTTGAGCAGGAAAAAATATTTAGAAATAGAAAATATATTGAGAGATATTGGAGAGAAAGTGGATTTAAAGCTCTCTGAATTGGATTTATATATTTGGTATTTAAGGACAGGGAAGGTTTTAAAATAA
- a CDS encoding NADH-quinone oxidoreductase subunit B family protein, with translation MTGCGSCGKIIKNIEKKYYDKLKEKGIALVGGAVNLDDEKEVEKIMEIRENSKILIAVGSCAVSGGFQRMLIGLENGFPQRFVRIGDVVKVDYAIIGCPPDEKEVERVVKAVIEKDKNVVDSYLILKPYEVIAGKPIIEAYMKVNDVLLTSNKELCLGCDDKPINDEFCTGCGTCVAKCPANALTIDEKPKVNISKCIKCGTCFFNCIRVREASLP, from the coding sequence ATGACCGGATGCGGTTCTTGTGGCAAGATTATCAAAAACATTGAAAAGAAGTATTATGACAAATTAAAAGAAAAGGGCATTGCACTGGTTGGAGGGGCTGTAAATTTAGATGATGAAAAAGAAGTAGAAAAAATAATGGAAATTAGAGAAAACTCAAAAATATTGATAGCAGTGGGTAGCTGTGCTGTAAGTGGTGGTTTCCAAAGAATGCTTATTGGTTTAGAAAACGGCTTTCCACAGAGATTCGTTAGGATTGGAGATGTTGTTAAGGTAGATTATGCAATAATCGGCTGTCCTCCTGATGAGAAGGAAGTTGAGAGAGTAGTTAAGGCAGTTATTGAAAAAGACAAAAACGTTGTTGATTCATACTTAATATTGAAACCTTATGAAGTTATTGCTGGAAAGCCAATTATTGAGGCATATATGAAAGTTAATGATGTTTTACTAACTTCAAATAAAGAACTCTGTTTAGGATGTGATGATAAACCAATAAATGATGAGTTCTGCACTGGTTGTGGGACTTGTGTAGCTAAATGTCCAGCAAACGCTCTAACAATAGATGAAAAACCAAAAGTCAATATAAGTAAGTGTATCAAATGCGGAACTTGTTTCTTCAACTGTATAAGAGTAAGAGAGGCATCATTACCATAA
- a CDS encoding nickel-dependent hydrogenase large subunit translates to MRIRGFETSMMGRDIDFIPPAMSRLCCLNEISHALAGVMAVEKAHNITVPNEGQYLREIARLGEIVEVDAIKLREFKNTDELADIGSKIKSVLGKKAKYLTVGGVLENISDKRKEKLINLAKEGLNLVDKDFVKLVDERKAKIPLPDVELIEAYNFDVNKVEINGLPKTSFYDGKVVYSGSLARMYKEGLINSKNLWDVLSARMIEIEVCLNKIIELLNKLKLTQPYMEPIIKDGKAVGEVVIEGGEGIVYHKVELLGREILDYTILTSENFNKAVLDNTNEEEAKRIIQLCERCYYL, encoded by the coding sequence ATGAGAATTAGGGGATTTGAGACCTCAATGATGGGGAGAGATATTGATTTTATTCCCCCAGCAATGTCAAGGTTATGCTGTTTAAATGAAATCTCCCATGCATTGGCAGGAGTTATGGCTGTTGAGAAAGCTCACAATATAACAGTTCCAAATGAGGGGCAGTATTTGAGAGAGATTGCACGATTGGGAGAGATTGTTGAGGTAGATGCAATTAAGTTGAGAGAATTTAAAAATACAGATGAGTTGGCAGATATTGGAAGCAAAATAAAATCAGTTTTGGGAAAGAAGGCAAAATATTTGACTGTTGGAGGGGTTTTAGAAAATATAAGCGACAAAAGAAAAGAAAAATTAATTAATTTAGCAAAAGAGGGATTAAACTTAGTTGATAAGGACTTTGTTAAATTGGTTGATGAGAGAAAGGCAAAGATTCCATTGCCAGATGTTGAGTTAATTGAGGCATATAACTTTGATGTTAATAAGGTAGAGATAAACGGCTTGCCAAAAACATCTTTTTATGATGGAAAGGTAGTTTATAGTGGGTCTTTGGCAAGAATGTATAAGGAGGGCTTAATAAATTCAAAAAACTTGTGGGATGTGTTATCTGCAAGAATGATTGAGATTGAAGTTTGCCTAAATAAGATTATAGAACTTTTAAACAAGTTAAAATTAACACAGCCATATATGGAGCCAATTATAAAGGATGGAAAGGCAGTTGGAGAGGTAGTTATAGAAGGAGGGGAAGGAATTGTTTATCACAAAGTTGAATTACTCGGAAGGGAGATTTTGGACTATACAATATTAACAAGTGAGAACTTTAACAAAGCAGTTTTGGATAATACAAATGAAGAAGAAGCAAAAAGAATCATCCAACTTTGTGAAAGATGCTACTATCTATAA
- a CDS encoding Coenzyme F420 hydrogenase/dehydrogenase, beta subunit C-terminal domain has product MKYLSAKSKLNIESQDGGFTTTFLGYCLEREILDAVVVVKSKNWKPIAYLATNTVELLESPKSKYSISPNNKLLEYATENYDKVGLVGLPCHILGGLQFDLTLKVGLFCTKNFYYDTIKSIIKERFGVNIDEVYKMNITKGKFVVETLKREGFAKTEKVVYEIPIKEIEKLCNLGCRVCTDFSAKYADVSVGSVGSEDGWNTVIVRNKMAEEIINDMVDKGLIEIKEEVDIKAVEKLEDIKKKNEEINKCSAYFAVCPALF; this is encoded by the coding sequence ATGAAATACCTTTCAGCAAAATCAAAATTAAACATCGAATCCCAAGATGGAGGATTTACCACGACATTTTTGGGCTACTGCTTGGAGAGAGAAATATTAGATGCAGTTGTGGTTGTTAAAAGTAAAAATTGGAAACCAATTGCTTATTTAGCAACAAACACAGTTGAGTTGTTAGAATCTCCAAAGAGTAAATACTCTATCTCTCCAAATAACAAGTTGTTAGAGTATGCAACAGAAAACTACGATAAAGTTGGTTTAGTTGGCTTGCCTTGCCATATATTGGGAGGATTGCAGTTTGATTTGACTTTAAAGGTTGGTTTATTCTGCACTAAAAACTTCTACTATGATACAATAAAGAGCATTATAAAAGAGAGATTTGGAGTAAATATTGATGAAGTGTATAAAATGAACATTACAAAAGGTAAGTTTGTTGTTGAAACATTAAAAAGAGAAGGATTTGCAAAAACTGAAAAAGTTGTTTATGAAATTCCAATAAAGGAGATTGAAAAACTCTGCAACTTAGGATGTAGGGTCTGCACTGACTTTTCAGCTAAATATGCCGATGTATCAGTTGGAAGTGTTGGAAGTGAAGACGGCTGGAATACAGTAATTGTAAGAAACAAGATGGCTGAAGAGATAATAAATGATATGGTTGATAAGGGGCTGATTGAGATTAAGGAAGAGGTAGATATTAAAGCAGTTGAAAAATTGGAGGACATTAAAAAGAAAAATGAAGAGATTAACAAATGCTCTGCATACTTTGCTGTATGCCCAGCCCTCTTTTAA